From the genome of Acidobacteriota bacterium:
CCGCGTCGCGGGTGGCCACCACCACCAGGTCCTCGACGCCCACGCAGGCCACGAGGCGGTCGCGGGCGCACACCACGCAGCGGCGGGTGTCCACCAGGATCATGGGGGCGCCGATGGTCACGTTGGAGTTGTCCACCGCCAGCACGTCCTCCAGGGAATCCCAGCTGCCCAGATCGCTCAAGCCGAAATCGCCCCGGGCCAGGACGATGCGCCGCGATTTCTCCATGATGCTGTAGTCGATGGAAATGGACGGCAGGCCCTGAAAGACGCGCTCCAACTCGGCATCGCCGGTGCGCAGGTGGTCGCCGGCCTCCGCCAACTCCGCCAGGGGGCGGATGATCTCCGGGGCGTACTGGCGCAGCTCCTCGATGATGACCCGGGCTTTCCACACGAACATGCCGCTGTTCCAGTAGTAGTTGCCCTGGGTGACATACTCCTCGGCTAGCGAGCGGTGGGGCTTTTCAACGAACTGGTCCACGTTGAGCAGGGCCACCCCGTCGGCGCTGCTCACGATCTCCGACGCCTGAACGTAGCCGTAGCCGGTGTGCGGGTGCGTGGGGATGATGCCGAAGGTGATGAGGCGGTCGTTGGCCTCGGCGCTCTTGAACACGCTGTCGAGGAGCTGCTGGAAGCGGGCCGGCTCCTTGACGTGGTGGTCGGCCGGCAGCACGCAAAGCGTGCCCTCCGGGTCCCGGTGCTGGACCACCAGGGCCGCCAGGGCGATGCACGGCGCCGTGTTCCGGGCCACGGGCTCGCCGATGATGTTCTCGGCAGACAGCTCCGGGGCCAGCCGGCGGACCAGGTCCACGTGGTCCCGGTTGCAGATCACCAGCGTGCGCTCCGGCGGCACCAGCGGGCGGACGCGCTCCAGCGTCAGCTCAAAGAGCGACCGGTCGCACCCTCCCAGCGTCAGGAACTGCTTGGGCAGCTGGCGGCGGCTCCACGGCCAGAAGCGGGTGCCCGAACCGCCCGCCATGATCACAGCATGTCGTGCCATACGAATACCCCCTGAATGACAGTCGCATTATACAGAGTCCGCGCCAATTTGCAAGCCGGCCGCGGCGCGGGGGGCGGCGCCGCGCAATGGGTGTTGAATTCACCTGCCGAACGGGATACATTGGACGCATCAACCGCAGGAGAGCCACATGAAGAGCGTCCGGATCGGAATTATCGGGTTCGGCAAGGTCATCCGCGCCTTCCTGGAACTGCTCCCCGACAAGCGCGACTGGATCAAGACCCGCTACCAGCAGGATCTGCAGATCGTCGCCATCTGCGACAGCACCGAGTACATGCACAACCCGGACGGATTCGACCCCGGCGAGCTCCTCGCCTACAAGCTGGAGAAGATCGCCTCGGACAAGCGGGGCCGCCCCCTGGACCAGTCGGAGGTGGGGTACGTGGTCAACTCGTTCCTCGAGATGGGCGTCAACGTGGCGGTCGAGGCGCTGCCGCCCACCCGAGAGA
Proteins encoded in this window:
- a CDS encoding NTP transferase domain-containing protein → MARHAVIMAGGSGTRFWPWSRRQLPKQFLTLGGCDRSLFELTLERVRPLVPPERTLVICNRDHVDLVRRLAPELSAENIIGEPVARNTAPCIALAALVVQHRDPEGTLCVLPADHHVKEPARFQQLLDSVFKSAEANDRLITFGIIPTHPHTGYGYVQASEIVSSADGVALLNVDQFVEKPHRSLAEEYVTQGNYYWNSGMFVWKARVIIEELRQYAPEIIRPLAELAEAGDHLRTGDAELERVFQGLPSISIDYSIMEKSRRIVLARGDFGLSDLGSWDSLEDVLAVDNSNVTIGAPMILVDTRRCVVCARDRLVACVGVEDLVVVATRDAVLVAHKDKAQEVRQVVQKLEADGQDEYL